Below is a genomic region from Sediminitomix flava.
TTCTGTTTACGTCCTTTATCTATTTTCTTCTATTTTTTGCAGTTTCTGTCTCGTTCAGTATGGGCTTGATTTTTCTTACAACTAAGGTTTATACCTATGCTACTACTGAAATAGATGAAATGAAAGAATTAGACAATAAGAATACGGCTGTTGCTGTTATACTTTCAATTGTCATTTTAGGGACAACTATTACAGTTCAACCAGCCTTGAAAAGATTTATTTTTAGCTTGGTAAGTTATGAACAAGTAGAAAAAATCACACGTAGACCTTTAGTACCTCAAAAAATACAAGAAACTAAAGGACAAGTAGTGCCTAAAATATCTAAAAGCAAAGACTAGTTTATGCTCAATAAATCATTTTACCTATTAGCTTTCAGTATCTTTTTAATCAGTATTGCTTCTATTTCATTTCTTAATGAATATGCCTATCATCGCTTTTTTAGAAATTTGAAACAAAATGATGGAAGATCAATTTTTTGGAATAAAACACCCGATCGTTACGAAAAAAGTGATCATGTTTCTTTCTTTTTAGAGGAATCAGATGAGGTTTACAGTATCAAATATTCATATTTTGGTCCATCTAACAACCAATTAATTTGGGAGTCTCATTGGTCAAAACAAATTACAGATAAGGCAATACTCAAATATGGTATATCAAAATCATTTTTTGATCCTTATTACCCATCCCCACAAGTAGATAGACAGAGAAAGCAAGAGTTAAATGAAGCTTTATGGAAGGAGCATAAAGGGATGGTTCAACCAGACCTTAGTTCAATTTCAAATTATTATTCACCGTACACAAAGTCAAT
It encodes:
- a CDS encoding DUF350 domain-containing protein, translated to MNWNNFILASYELILSITFSLVTVFLVRKWLSVKLLREKDENHTERTGNLALAIFAGTLILCTLLLVHSSFLPAVDTLNVVIQSADGFTLDILFTSFIYFLLFFAVSVSFSMGLIFLTTKVYTYATTEIDEMKELDNKNTAVAVILSIVILGTTITVQPALKRFIFSLVSYEQVEKITRRPLVPQKIQETKGQVVPKISKSKD